The region taactattgacgCCATGCGCCCaacacttttttaaaataattttttgttttattcacactattattaatttatatttattgaaatttttaacactattcttaaattaaatttattaaaatttatttattttttcattttttagttcggttttctataaaaagcatgttttttagttttttttaattattatttttgttatacaacGACACCGAGCAACACTGGTTTGTAATACATTGGACCAAAGTcgttagttaatatataatttaataatatatcattcaaTAAGATATGAGAGTATCCGAAATAGATTCTCACTTGACGACGGGCAGGAATCGATGACCCCAGACGATCTCCCGAGGAAGGTAGGAGCTCTGGCTCTGCGTAAACGTGCCCATGGAAGCGGAGGCTCCCTTCAAACTTATTGTTATCtcaaaactgaaaatatttgttatacatttttgtttgcaATTAGGAACAGACATAAATAGCACATGTTATATGTACTTGTCTTCATCGAACAAAGCTGTGAtcggtttaaattaaaatacatgtataaCAGATAGATcactcaaaaaaatatttccgtaTAACGGACAACCTCACTCAGACTAAACACAAAAGTCGACACGTGACATTGTTGGCCAATCACCACCACCAACGCCaccatcagcctatcggagcccactgctgagcaaaggcttcttctcacatggagaaggttagagcatcaatcaccacgcttgctcaagacgggttggcgatttgaatcttataatttgaaattataagaccaggtttcctcactatgttttccttcaccgtccgtcagtggtgtctaaatactcttagaaagtacataagaatcggaaaagatcacattggtacttgccaggttttgaacccgcgccctcacgtatgagacgCGGGCCTTtaaacctccaggccaccacgacttcaaTGGCCaatgaatgttttaaacaagGAATAAACTTAAAGAACATTCGACgtgattttttaattccaaccttggaaaatattttcagttggTTCTTGAAGTAGTAATGTTGGTATAAACCTAAATATTAGATTGAAACTCACCTGTATTCATTGATGTTTTTGGGAGTCATTTTGTACAGAGGACTGTGCTCGTCGATTTCGTGGACCAACGTCACTGGCCACAGAAGGAACTGACGCTGATGAAGAGGCAGCGTCTGAGCGTGGTAGCGGATTACTTCACCTTCTTTTGTTCTACGATCAAAAGATATAATTGTCATAATATacttatcaataatataaaatttcgtaataatatacaagtttATGTATGTCAAAAACCAactgtatttgtatttgttcCTTATGGACGGAAGCTGTAACCGTTTCAGAATATTGGTTCCACCGACAAAAAACTTGACGTTGATTATTTGTTGCATTGTTGTAACTAGGAGCATCATTTCCAGTTTCCTGATCAAcctatatcaaataaaactccAAACACTACTATCACATTAAAATCTCAACCAAGAATCGTGATCAATAAACCAATCGATCGTTCCTGACCTACTCTTCATTTTCCTCTATGAAAGACACTGACCTCTTCAGCTTGTAAGTAAGTTAATACTAAGCATGTCTCAGAACCATTTTACCTTAAACTGACTTGACTCagtattttaatgtgtaattaaATGACTATAGTACATACTctcgatattttaataatatgaaccTGTGAGTGTTGATAAAGTGAGCTGAAAACTCGGAGCTGATGATGTGGTCGTAGTTGAGGTCCCAGACGCGGAACATCAGGCACAGGCGGCCGTCCCGCAAACAGATCTTGATCGTAACAAATACAGAGAACACTTGAACCATGGACCTTAAACATCGCTTACTATCTaccttaataaaattgaatataacaataaataagtcTTAATAAAACTCGAAAGAACAGCTGATAAAGAAAGGTCCACTAGAATGTGAGCTGCATActggcaaaaaaaaacttggcAGTTGgtctaaattataatatttaaaactttaattacagagttgtattataaaatgacttCATTAACGTGAATTACTTTAtctaaagtattatttatatctctgGTCTggttctttatatatttcatccCAGAAAAGAGATTCATCTGTGTGTTGCCACTACAGTATTCAGTTACCAAGATATAACTCACTCACAACAGCTTTCTTGCTGAACCCGACTCCATCCCTCGTCATTTTCTCTGGTCTCGTGAGTTTAGCGTACACAACGCAGGTGAGGACTCCGGACAAACCAGTGCCCAGGATTAACTGGAAAAAATGACATCACTGATATTACTAGTAAcgtatcttttattatttggtcAGCGATGGAGGTGAAAGTCATTTAACCtgcattataaataagaagatAGACTCTGGACACTCCTCGTCGATGGCTCGATCCCCAAACCCGATGGTCGTCTGAAAGGTTCAAGAAAATGTGTCgattaatgtaaatttcatTGTGTTGTGTATTTTGATACGTCATCAGTTTTCGGTTGAACTTATAAGATATCAGTTTGTTATCAAGAGCCTTGCAACGCACCGAATTTTTACTGCGTTTTGTAACATATTGACTAATCTATATGTAACGTGCCttccgatttaaatataaaataaatcaattcaattcgatattttcattttctctAACATCGACATGCAGACAAAACTAAAGTCTATTAAAAGTTgagatttaaatgattctgtaaattatatatcagttacattcattttcattcattcattcagtTTGAATGAGATGTTGTTAAGTACAAAGAAAGCCTGATTCCTAGTCAGACCCCAGACTCGACGACTAGTATTCATTGTCCCATAGACCTCACCGACTGGGGACTTTTCCAAATACTTATTCCtccaaacatttaaattgactTTAATTGACCTCTGAGTGCATGTAGTTCATTTGACGGTAAAAATTATTCCGGAAATTAACGATTTTGGAGTAATGAGTGTGATTCATGAATAAATGAAGTAAGCGATGTTTGAGGGCGGCGCTCTTCATCTCAAACTGATTGAACTGATACATCGACTGCAAAAAGATAATTGAATGATTACAATTACAGACTTATTTCCAATCATAAGGATaatgacttaattttattaataaaaataataaccttGCTATgagtatttcatattattgctaatgtttatattttcgtttGCACGagggaaataatttatttcaattggcaagacatatttgaaatatttacaaatgttattaatatccGTCAAGTGTGAAGTGAAAATATACAgagacaaacatacacactcgcaatgtataaattaacGCATCTGGTAGAGAATCTGTGTTCGAATGTTAATgtattggaaaataaattgaattatggagaaaaatgaaaatttgttaGCGAAAACAAACAACGATATTAAACATTCAGATATTACTCttccatatttataataacatacttAAGATGTATAAGTCACGCTATTTATACTGAAAAACTATTCGAGGATTCCAAtcgtttaataaaactagCAACTGGTCGTATTGTAAGTAAAGAaacttttcataataaaaatattaggtttTATATGAGTTATATTCGGCTGTTAGACATGAAGCAAGTAAATAAGATGTAGTTAACATAAGAAAATGAATCACTTGAGCTTCAACGGAGGCGAGGAAGATGGTCACGAAGTCAGTTCCGCCGGTGACGCAGGTTCTCTGAGGAGGCTCCGGTCCCAGGTCGTAGTGAGCCATCGCCGTCACGTACCAGAATACGGCGAACACCAACCAGATGGAGAAGTGAACCACCACCGTGCCCACCACCAGCCAGCGCCAACGGAGGTTTATCTGGGGACGACACGAGCAGGGCATCATTCACTACGACTGAGATTTGCTTCGTAACCGATCCACATTATAGCTCAGGTTTCACACTCACCAAGGTATGGAAGGTGTCGTTGAGGAGACGGATTTTAGCGAACGGTACGTTTGAGATGAGTGCTACATTCTCGTTCCCACTCTTGGAGACGAGACGTTTAGGGAAGTCGCAGTGAGCCTTGTACCGTAGAGGAGGTTCCAACCTACAGACGGTATTGAATgttctatttgaaataaattaagataaataacagttttaaagataaataccATCATCTCAACACATGTCTCGCTCCCTGGCTCCTGCTCCGAGTTGATACTTACTGTTGCAAGCATCAAATTATATAGCAAATGTTAAGATAATATTGTGaacgtttattataattttggtttaaaCGGTATCttcaaagttttaaaacaaattttaagcaTGACATACCTCCTGCACACTATACGTTGTTATAACATGAGTTAGAAACACAGACATTTCTCTTCCCACGGGACGTAACCATATGAGAATCTTTAACTCCAAGAAGttactcaataaatataatccatGTGCCTAACGATACACATTTTTACAACCAATAAGATCAGTTACTAGTTTATGACTAAAAAGTTAAAGACAAGACCCACCTCCTGTTATCGGAACTGCTCTTAATCACAGTCTTATCAGAGACAGGTGTGTTGGTGATTCTCTGGTGAGTGTGTTTCCTTGTCCCGGGTCCGAGTTCCTTGTTTTCATCTATCTTCGACTCCAGACTGGAGTTGCTCTTTGTTATGATGATCCTGGGTAATTGTGACGACAGCCGTCTCAGTCGTTCAGATTTGGTCTCAGACAGTGAATTTAAACTTCCTTTAGAGCCTtcgttttctattttatattgtactgCGGGATGTTTGTCGATGTTCTCAGTTTTGTTGGGTCTACTGTACATGTCTTCTGAGTGTTTGTTCTCAACTTTCTCACTCATGGCTTCTATGGTCTCGTATATGTGCTCCGGGTCTTTATTTGCTGGTTTCATTTTATCATCTTCACAAGGACGACTGCTgatgttttttaagtaatttaaacattcatcGTAAAGTTTATTAACTTCATCGAACTCCTCGTCATTTTTTCTTGAATCCATGATCTTCGAGACCTTCACACTTCTATTTCAAAACTTACTGTTTCACGACTTTTCATTTTAAGGACAATTTACGCAATGTTTCTTAGAGACAAGGAACATCTCATAACAAGACACAACTGAACTCAACCTCAGTTCCTAAGCGAACGCTTCACCATAGCCGCAGGTTCCCATCGAATGAGCACTTCAAGTCCAATGTCGCTCGTTCGTCGCCGGAGATGTAATGATAACCTTATCTACTGTTATCAGTGCTAATTGCGCGGCCGAGGAGTGAACACTGAGCGAAAGATCGCCGCCGACCTTGATTAGAGGAGCGGGTCAGTCTACTAGCGGCTCGATATGTACATCGATGTGCTGCACGTTACATTTGAgaagattaattaaataaataacatatcatAAACAACTGTCCCCTCATCGTCgccaaacaatattataagacTCAAACAGGattccttaaattttattgaatgtattaataatgtaatattatataagctcatatgttttcaatagtttttcaCGAGGGTTCAGTCTCGCGTAGGTGCGCTTGCTTATTTTCCatacatacttattttttatttatgtatatacgtCCTCCGCTTTGTTTAAACTCGAACTCACGGTGATAGATCATTCTCTTGTACAAACATATtgacttttattatacatagcATTATATTAACTGAAACcgtttttaaaagaaagtaaaatCTCACATATTTAAAGGATTTCTCTTGCCAAATGAATCTGCATGAGAATCACCCCTCATATGAGAATGTCAACTGATACATTGCCTTTATCTCGTTACTAACACTTCCTCGGCTTAAGGAAGGCTTAAGGACTGCCTAACTATGTTTCAAGTTActcctataaaaaaaatgaagaatAATAGACATTTCTTTTCTTAACTAATCATGAGTGTTGTAAGAGCTGCCGGTGGGATGTTATcgataaagaaaatgttacgCGAagtgcaaatatttattttgttaaaatataatcctgTTCTCGTAAAACACGTTTAAAGTCTTAATGTTACATAACTTATTTACATGTCactcaatatttttactaataatataaaattttaaaacaatccaaatttgacattaataaaaaataagtttatgtgAAGATTTTAATACTTCCTACAcacttattacaaaaattgcaGTCGTAATTGGTTAGAGCGAATGAGACACGGAAACGGTTAACTGGTGAAGCGGTGACTGCACATTACTAGTCATTAACCTCACAATAGTGACAACAGTCACTGATTATCTCTTAAATAAACGTCAGTCGTTTGCAGGACGGTGACGTAGTTACTGAAGTATACAACAAACACGAAGGATTGCACACGACACAGTACCTACAAGCTGCAACACAACACTTgagagttatttaaataacaattacgtcatatgttttaattcttttgtttAACAAGTCAAGGCGCCACGAGGATTACGAAGCCACTCGAACGACAAGTGATATGTTTCAGCTTTCAAACACTATTCAATAGTCTTGTTAATTATGGTCAGACGATGCTAATGGCGGAGGTTTCCCAACCATAAATAACTGGTCCACCTGTCGGCACGAGGCCCATCATGTACTCGTTTGATATGAAAACGGACTTGAAACTACTTGACGTGGACGAAGAAGATTCAACAAATATTGCACCAATTTCGTTAAGACCTTGACTGCCTGACTTGTGACTTGTGAGAGAAAGTAGAATCATaggaaaaataacaaatatatccaGAATAGACTCGTACatagtgttttatattgtCGTTTAGTTGAgcattaaatacaataaatcgCCTTGATATGGAACACCCTGTAAAAGTTGAtgcaaaataactatttttttattattttgtgtcattgtaaaacaaagaaacatCGTACGTCCAGCGATGAGACACGTCTTAATATCATTGTTATAGTTCAGTTGTGAATGTAAACAGTTTTAGTGAACAGTTCGTTGCTCTCGAGTTCTCACAACACactatataagaaaaaaaagtattttcatatCGTACAGAACAAATAAGCACGACTAAATGTATTGTGATGTTAGATTACTTCGTTTAATTTACTCGCCTGTAACATTTCTAGTCAGCGTCTGCACCTAAAGGGACTCCACAAAAATGtggtttaataaaaccctaCACTAAATCATCATGATAGCATTGTCCTTATTGATGATTGatcagatattaaatttatataaagaaatcttttattaaaaacacaagttaaaaataaattatctttaatgaGAAATATACAACTTTATAAGTTCATTGATCATTAACAACTTACTG is a window of Danaus plexippus chromosome 22 unlocalized genomic scaffold, MEX_DaPlex mxdp_27, whole genome shotgun sequence DNA encoding:
- the LOC116773601 gene encoding ATP-sensitive inward rectifier potassium channel 11-like, with the protein product MDSRKNDEEFDEVNKLYDECLNYLKNISSRPCEDDKMKPANKDPEHIYETIEAMSEKVENKHSEDMYSRPNKTENIDKHPAVQYKIENEGSKGSLNSLSETKSERLRRLSSQLPRIIITKSNSSLESKIDENKELGPGTRKHTHQRITNTPVSDKTVIKSSSDNRRLEPPLRYKAHCDFPKRLVSKSGNENVALISNVPFAKIRLLNDTFHTLINLRWRWLVVGTVVVHFSIWLVFAVFWYVTAMAHYDLGPEPPQRTCVTGGTDFVTIFLASVEAQTTIGFGDRAIDEECPESIFLFIMQLILGTGLSGVLTCVVYAKLTRPEKMTRDGVGFSKKAVICLRDGRLCLMFRVWDLNYDHIISSEFSAHFINTHRTKEGEVIRYHAQTLPLHQRQFLLWPVTLVHEIDEHSPLYKMTPKNINEYSFEITISLKGASASMGTFTQSQSSYLPREIVWGHRFLPVVKYDGRRQKYEIDHSKLDTTEPAETPYCSAYDLYRSSNTPAKTECPSTPGSFCEMMSTFRIGRQSSFRRRDKS